Proteins encoded within one genomic window of Besnoitia besnoiti strain Bb-Ger1 chromosome II, whole genome shotgun sequence:
- a CDS encoding hypothetical protein (encoded by transcript BESB_035990) — MAGDTTAATPLPGDASSTSFSESFQQGEAPSCLHTNPDENRRAPVGSCSQPAEVPFEQRWRGESRLPQDADGLPDSDRQEGMGQPGAGGPECAGAAKRDTEERKRRRSVSGGDEVHPADSLSADSPSSAPPRGLLEAHAGPFSSRNSAETREAPDRDDAFLSESNERRREGSESADLAGSVGGPRELACMRRKGQGGTGSYETAASDSPLPAVPFQSTPPYAASETARQNEGGSAQASHSAQAEDTGRDWLRVPETAPSQSPTAHAGEAENELVKPSRRQCLTEGGVDDPRQDPGGATVLAAPDDSLSAEEGEQEPARLGRAAPSGNLGSEAGLDDASGACESATSPAPASPSPALSLPRARRGWRRGEASTSPRASEAASAGRCRDSARGADGGAPAAGDPPQILSSPCSHPCEGEKAAGATTASDEPDSDSSRLASKGGRGCEAVKPEMCANGVSLQDDTASPSGDPQTGESGVCKEPTTPDGNHTGAGGVPDRAHSCRTPVTAEHVGAAAEGVRGKMALESVNGNADGTMPTAKRRRHASRGTRQGNNASPFPCSSSSLSPSASSSSAAAPSSSVRAVKSESPHASQESSSSATGNEQVSWEADATGKPTPEKEQKDSRPFRQQVAVFEAAAPAAAAAAPAPSSAGSGAPASAPPASRSTREGSGVSSLGSAYAGSGMSTRKRRAQSAAAAAAAGAAADSADGALPAAESGGGLVGRDGVDAASPCQTMCAEAKSPSISVKKAACHGGGGAGDKGSGTGWGSTSASPSSGGASGNSGGDPVASPSAASADLGAAARFSARLRQRPGDARAALAAQAYHVLPVPSPYVASRVRCCCCGTGVGSSSVLLGGSLGLGPDLASAAHATGASSGSTGPEGMSTGSDQSSPSSHASSVSSHDSILILPRRISPTAYNNFEIRARYDICQRRIRKVEAWLQMIEEWYFGSAAPRWQSLHQQTVQQELVAAVNSTKRSRLVEAVRGGGDASTGLVEPPAAASSPPWASGTGKGSKDGGKGGGGSASGGGSSIYGIHADGGGILGINGIPGGGCYSFYGSSSGGGSGAGGFLSSRGSSSSSTGADSSACGVVREGRVNPEGGLATADSVIYALIISNNVDRNPLTCYGAHGAGGGGTGGGGTGGGGTGGGGGGADSGRGDTRDGVSSGGTSGVGGASGGGRKGDGGSSHATKNAAGGGKGSRGGGGGAAATPRLGAVKLTPLELLTSPLRKDNVIDLWGPKEVALFEAGICKYGKDFSALQRLIQTKTTCEIVDFYYLWKQTNRYIAWKQHRHLSKTILHSVFG; from the coding sequence ATGGCAGGCGATACAACAGCGGCGACTCCCTTGCCTGGAGACGCTTCCTCCACTTCCTTCTCTGAATCTTTCCAACAGGGAGAGGCACCTTCCTGTCTCCACACCAACCCTGATGAAAACCGACGCGCGCCTGTAGGCAGTTGTTCGCAGCCGGCAGAGGTTCCCTTCGAACAGAGATGGCGCGGTGAGTCGAGGCTCCCGCAGGACGCAGACGGGCTGCCTGACTCAGATAGGCAGGAGGGGATGGGACAGCCAGGAGCGGGGGGGCCGGAATGTGCGGGGGCTGCAAAGAGAGATACGGAGGAacggaagcgccgccgcagtgtctcaggaggcgacgaggttCACCCCGCAGATTCCCTCTCAGCGGActctccctcgtctgcgcctccccGGGGCTTGTTGGAGGCGCATGCGGGGCCCTTCTCTTCCCGTAACTCGGCAGAGACCCGCGAAGCGCcagacagagacgacgcTTTTCTCTCGGAGTCCAACgagcggaggagagaaggcTCGGAGTCAGCCGACTTGGCCGGTTCTGTCGGCGGGCCCCGCGAactcgcatgcatgcggaggaAAGGACAAGGAGGCACCGGTTCGTACGAAACCGCGGCCTCCGACAGTCCCTTGCCTGCTGTGCCCTTTCAGTCGACGCCCCCGTACGCTGCCTCAGAAACTGCTCGCCAGAacgaaggcggcagcgcccagGCGAGCCActcggcgcaggcagaggaCACAGGGCGCGACTGGCTCCGTGTCCCCGAGACGGCCCCTTCACAGTCTCCAACTGCACACGCAGGTGAGGCAGAGAATGAGCTTGTCaagccctcgcggcggcagtgCCTGACTGAGGGGGGAGTCGATGATCCACGTCAAGACCCTGGCGGCGCGACTGTCCTGGCTGCTCCTGACGACAGTTTGAgcgccgaagagggcgaaCAGGAGCCAGCGAGGCTggggcgcgcggctccctcAGGAAATCTCGGAAGTGAAGCTGGGCTCGACGATGCGAGTGGAGCATGTGAGTCCGCCACCTCCCCTGCACCCGCCTCTCCTTCCCCAGCCctttcgctgcctcgcgcgcggcgcggctggcgtcgcggcgaagcgagcacgtctccgcgcgcgtctgagGCAGCGTCGGCTGGGCGATGCCGTGattctgcgcgcggcgccgacggcggtgCACCCGCAGCTGGTGACCCCCCTCAGATACTGTCTTCGCCCTGTTCTCACCCTTGtgaaggagagaaggcggcaggTGCGACAACAGCGTCAGACGAGCCCGATAGCGACAGCAGCCGACTGGCGTCAAAAGGGGGCAGAGGCTGTGAAGCGGTGAAACCGGAGATGTGCGCGAATGGAGTGTCTTTGCAGGACGACACTGCTTCACCTTCTGGTGACCCACAAACGGGAGAGAGTGGCGTCTGCAAAGAGCCAACAACCCCAGACGGCAACCATACAGGAGCTGGAGGCGTGCCAGACAGGGCCCATAGTTGTAGAACTCCTGTGACGGCGGAACATGttggagctgctgcagagggcgtTCGGGGGAAGATGGCTCTCGAGTCTGTCAATGGAAATGCTGACGGGACCATGCCGactgcgaagcggcggcggcatgcGTCACGTGGGACCCGCCAGGGCAACAATGCTTCTCCGTTCCCTtgttcgtcttcctctctgtccCCTTCTGCGTCAtcttcgtctgcagccgcaccATCTTCTTCCGTGAGGGCGGTGAAGTCCGAGTCCCCGCACGCCTCGCAAGAGTCGTCGTCGTCAGCCACGGGGAACGAACAGGTTAGCTGGGAGGCGGACGCCACGGGAAAGCCGACCCCAGAGAAGGAGCAGAAGGATTCTCGGCCTTTCAGACAGCAGGTGGCAGTCTtcgaggcagctgcgccggccgctgcggctgccgcgccggcgcccagtTCAGCGGGCAGCGGAGCACCTGCCTCTGCACCTCCAGCCTCTCGGTCAACcagagagggcagcggcgtctcgAGTTTGGGCTCCGCTTACGCGGGATCGGGAATGAGCACGAGGAAGCGCCGAGCTCAGagtgcagccgcagcggcggcggctggagcGGCAGCAGACTCGGCCGACGGCGCTTTGCCCGCGGCTGAGAGCGGGGGAGGGTTGGTGGGACGAGACGGGGTAGATGCCGCCAGTCCTTGCCAAACGATGTGCGCAGAAGCGAAATCGCCTTCCATATCAGTGAAGAAAGCCGCCTGCcacgggggcggaggcgctggcgatAAAGGCAGCGGGACGGGTTGGGGTAgcacgtctgcgtctccctcgtcgggCGGGGCCAGTGGGAACAGCGGTGGGGACCCTGTGGCGTCGCCATCGGCAGCTTCCGCGGATCTaggagcagctgcgcgtttttctgcgcgtctccgccagcgACCAGGCGACGCTCGAGCTGCACTGGCGGCTCAAGCGTACCACGTTCTTCCAGTCCCCTCTCCATACGTCGCCAGCAGGGTCCGGTGCTGTTGCTGTGGAACGGGCGTGGGCTCGTCGTCTGTGCTTCTTGGTGGCTCCCTGGGGCTGGGGCCGGATcttgcctcggcggcgcatgcaacggGCGCGAGCTCGGGCAGCACGGGGCCAGAAGGGATGTCGACTGGTTCAGACCAAAGCTCGCCCTCGAGCCACGCCTCTTCCGTTTCTTCGCACGATAGCATTCTCattcttccgcggcggatCTCGCCGACCGCCTACAACAACTTTGAGATTCGTGCACGGTACGATATATGCCAGAGACGCATACGAAAAGTCGAGGCCTGGTTGCAGATGATTGAGGAATGGTATTTCGGCTCTGCGGCACCTCGATGGCAGAGCCTGCATCAGCAGACTGTTCAGCAGGAGCTCGTCGCAGCCGTTAACTCGACCAAGCGGAGTCGGCTTGTCGAGGCTGTAAGGGGAGGCGGAGATGCTTCTACTGGCCTAGTTGAGCCACCCGCTGCTGCATCCTCTCCCCCGTGGGCTTCAGGCACTGGCAAGGGTTCGAAAGATGGAGGCAAAGGTGGAGGCGGGAGCGCATCAGGCGGCGGGAGCAGTATCTATGGCATTCacgcagacggaggaggTATTCTGGGGATCAACGGCATACCCGGTGGCGGATGTTACAGCTTTTATGGCTCATCTTCAGGCGGGGGGAGCGGAGCGGGAGGCTTTCTCTCCTCAAGAGGCTCAAGTTCTAGCAGCACGGGTGCCGATTCCAGCGCCTGTGGCGTCGTGCGGGAGGGGCGAGTGAATCCGGAGGGGGGGCTGGCAACAGCCGATAGTGTGATATACGCTCTCATTATCAGCAACAATGTTGATCGGAATCCGCTCACATGCTATGGAGCTCACGgcgcaggggggggaggcactggagggggaggcactggagggggaggcactggagggggaggaggtgGCGCTGACTCTGGCAggggagacacgcgagaTGGTGTCTCTTCGGGCGGCACCAGTGGGGTCGGAGGCGCCAGCGGGGGGGGAAGGAAAGGTGATGGCGGATCTTCGCACGCAACAAAGAATGCCGCAGGTGGAGGTAAGGGTAgtcgcggcgggggcgggggggcagCCGCAACGCCCCGACTGGGCGCAGTGAAACTCACTCCACTGGAACTTCTTACCTCGCCCCTAAGGAAGGATAACGTCATTGATCTGTGGGGACCCAAAGAAGTCGCACTTTTCGAGGCTGGCATTTGTAAATACGGCAAAGACTtcagcgcgctgcagaggcttATTCAGACCAAGACGACATGCGAGATCGTTGACTTCTATTACCTGTGGAAGCAAACGAACCGCTATATTGCGTGGAAGCAACATCGGCATCTGTCCAAGACGATCCTCCACTCAGTATTTGGTTGA
- a CDS encoding hypothetical protein (encoded by transcript BESB_035980) codes for MASPSLFARLGGASFAEDLSSSLAARRARRAARASVSYFAAGAGESSLRSHPSAPSTPSGTGRGFRLRSSRATEGRGEDRDTSRPGSCCHVGSASRLGRGDCRLSRASLPQTSASPRFTEACPPPASSSLSRLSHLFPAFSPSFPSGSSCVSSAPLMSVLRLPLRSRLPPAAARAVHTDLGGMSPQRSRSGASQQPDVPLSRVFAPFDPSLKSPFQLLARPDWRRGEPFSLSAAPAHASGGPYGVRARNEAGGDENDILIRDALWWMRHTRHVTVEVVDQWTESFHFLYRKKRHAELVAILDDALHIVPCLRPAEIAMLANHASRLIPLKSPRAAAHRKGGDEGRPRDGGWDGSDAERDWREKRSRRWWGVFGDAISHLLHDADGQHISLILNAFSSAKVFHHETLLACLSRETAAWAPHNSIRNTAVTLNAMARLNMKDRDAVEGCCRRIQVEAKNLNHIDCAMSLNAAARLGYRDLQFYSALGDASVQHCSRMNEHNVSMILWAFGTVGVRHQALIGEFIDQLLRISSSREIHANYVASVLGPLGNLRVEHPRLKLLVEILVKPNIEKFEPVDVVLVCTALSRLGFRVAHSPVATQLLNHAGRLVASGVIASPSHHVLHLSVAAGLLEAFSMTAFWSDISGGLAAAIRSTALSAEIANAVLPLVRVAGNPVWRAPLFQVAVTAMAAQDQSYWTPRDVANFLFALGKTAGEHAEDPVDSSVFCAGPPSAAGEPRSPPGSHTRGPEGGQAGRTRRQLIRDLCDYSTREMERFNPCDIVRLLQGLASLDYRHEGVLAAVSRRLQHADGSSASEADGFPFHVQRSIAEALLKLDAPQACSSDWTESLRSHHAAVGHKGRGKDGAGDSLTTVLPPSSCFKVEEISDSSPSAHLHHTRTQLPRSSRSPPPSAPAPPQF; via the exons ATGGCAAGCCCCAGCCTGTTTGCGCGACtaggcggcgcgagcttcgCAGAAgatctctcctcttcgctagCCGCCCGCCGGgcaaggcgcgcagcgcgggcgtcggTATCGTACTTCGCGGCTGGAGCTGGGGAGtccagcctccgcagccacccgtcggcgccctcgacaCCTTCGGGGACCGGCAGAGGCTTTCGCCTCCGTTCTTCCAGGGCAACAGAGGGGCGAGGGGAAGACCGCGACACATCCAG GCCCGGGTCTTGCTGCCATGTAGGGTCAGCCTCTCGCCTGGGGCGAGGGGActgtcgtctctctcgcgcttcacTTCCACAGacctcggcctcgccgcgtttCACTGAAGCGTgtccgccgcctgcttcttcgtctttgTCTCGCCTGTCGCATTTGTTTCCAGCtttttcgccttctttcCCCTCCGGTTCGTCCTGCGTATCATCGGCGCCTCTCATGTCTGTTTTGCGGTTGCcgctgcggtcgcgcctccctcccgcggcggcgcgggcggtgcATACCGACCTCGGGGGGATGTCTCCGCAGCGTTCTCGCTCAGGGGCTTCGCAGCAGCCAGACGTCCCGTTGTCTCGCGTGTTTGCTCCCTTTGATCCAAGTCTGAAGTCGCCTTTTCAGTTGCTCGCTAGGCCCgactggcgccgcggcgagcccttctctctgtctgccgcgccggcgcatgctTCCGGGGGTCCCTACGGTGTCAGGGCACGAAACGAAgctggaggagacgagaaCGATATCCTCATTCGAGACGCGTTGTGGTGGATGAGACACACCCGACACGTCACAGTCGAGGTTGTCGATCAATGGACAGAAAGTTTCCACTTTCTCTACCGAAAAAAGAG ACATGCAGAACTTGTCGCGATCCTCGACGACGCACTCCACATCGTCccctgcctccgccccgcgGAGATCGCCATGCTGGCGAACCACGCGAGTCGCCTCATTCCTCTCAAATCGCCGCGGGCTGCAGCTCACAGaaagggcggagacgaaggcaggccgcgcgacggaggTTGGGACGGCTCGGACGCGGAGCGGGACTGGCGAGAGAAGCGGTCGCGGCGGTGGTGGGGAGTCTTTGGAGACGCCATCTCGCAT CTGCTCCACGATGCGGACGGCCAACACATTTCACTCATTCTCAACGCGTTTTCCTCGGCGAAAGTATTTCACCACGAGACgctgctcgcctgcctcAGTCGCGAGACGgctgcgtgggcgccgcACAACTCCATTCGAAACACGGCGGTCACAC TGAACGCCATGGCACGTCTGAATATGAAAGACCGCGACGCCGTCGAGGGCTGCTGTCGCCGGATTCAGGTGGAAGCGAAGAATTTGAATCATATTGACTGCGCAATGTCGC TGaatgccgcggcgcggctgggcTATCGTGATCTTCAGTTCTACTCGGCGCTGGGGGACGCTTCAGTTCAGCATTGTTCCCGCATGAATGAGCACAACGTCTCCATGATCT TGTGGGCGTTCGGGACGGTTGGTGTGCGGCATCAAGCGCTTATTGGAGAATTCATTGACCAGCTTCTTCGGATCAGCAGCTC gcgagagaTACACGCCAACTATGTCGCCTCTGTGCTGGGCCCTCTCGGCAACCTCCGCGTGGAGCACCCGCGCTTGAAGCTCCTCGTTGAGATCCTTGTGAAGCCGAACATCGAGAAATTCGAACCCGTAGACGTCGTTCTCGTTTGTACAG CGCTCAGCCGTCTCGGGTTCCGCGTTGCACACTCTCCCGTCGCAACTCAGCTCCTTAACCATGCCGGCCGTCTGGTAGCGTCCGGTGTGATCGCGTCGCCGAGTCATCACGTGCTTCACTTGTCGGTG GCCGCAGGGTTGCTGGAGGCGTTCAGCATGACGGCATTCTGGAGCGACATAAGCGGAGGTCTTGCAGCAGC CATAAGGTCGACCGCGCTGTCGGCGGAAATAGCCAACGCCGTCCTCCCTCTCGTCCGGGTCGCAGGCAATCCGGTGTGGCGCGCGCCACTCTTCCAGGTCGCAGTAACG GCGATGGCCGCGCAAGATCAGTCTTACTGGACTCCTCGCGATGTGGCGAATTTTCTCTTTGCTCTTGGTAAAACTGCTGGCGAGCACGCAGAAGACCCAGTCGACTCGTCAGTTTTCTGCGCGGGCCCTCCTTCTGCGGCGGGGGAGCCCCGGTCACCGCCCGGATCGCACACTAGAGGCCCAGAGGGAGGCCAAGCGggtcgcacgcggcggcagctgatCAGGGATCTGTGTGACTACTCGACGCGGGAG ATGGAACGCTTCAATCCGTGCGACATCGTCCGCCTTCTGCAAGGCCTTGCGAGTCTCGACTACCGCCACGAGGGGGTCCTCGCAGCCGTTTCGCGTCGCTTGCAGCACGCAGACGGAAGCTCGGCCTCAGAAGCCGACGGCTTTCCATTCCACGTCCAGCGCTCGATAGCCGAAGCCCTTCTCAAG CTCGATGCCCCGCAAGCTTGTTCCTCTGACTGGACTGAAAGTCTACGCAGTCATCATGCTGCAGTTGGCCATAAAGGCAGAGGAAAGGACGGTGCGGGAGACTCGTTAACGACTGTCctccctccttcctcttGTTTCAAGGTGGAGGAAATTTCAGATTCGAGCCCCTCTGCTCATCTGCATCACACGCGAACTCAGTTGCCACGATCCAGTCGGTCCCCGCCTCCATCTGCCCCAGCTCCGCCCCAATTCTAG